The following coding sequences lie in one Seriola aureovittata isolate HTS-2021-v1 ecotype China chromosome 5, ASM2101889v1, whole genome shotgun sequence genomic window:
- the LOC130170285 gene encoding flavin reductase (NADPH)-like produces MKIAVLGATGQTGQYLVNQALQQGHAVTAIVRNPGKLAVHHDNLKVVEADIFSADSLKTHFKGQDVIMSCLGFPASLFSAVTGYTMSMNAMISAMRGARVNRIITMTSWYTEPNSGTQSSYLIRFLLLPMIRSVLTNMFEMEQFLQKTGDISWTVVRPPGLKNLPASAQEFLTHEGYFVPDGSGNPAGSAVGRGDVARFMLSLLNSNAWVKRGVAITTK; encoded by the exons ATGAAGATCGCTGTGCTGGGAGCCACTGGGCAGACTGGTCAGTACCTGGTCAACCAGGCGCTGCAGCAGGGTCACGCAGTCACAGCCATCGTCAGGAACCCGGGAAAGCTCGCCGTGCATCATGACAATCTCAAG GTGGTGGAAGCTGATATTTTCTCAGCTGACAGTCTGAAGACTCATTTCAAAGGACAGGATGTGATCATGTCCTGCCTCGGCTTCCCGGCCTCCCTCTTCTCGGCGGTGACGGGCTACACCATGTCCATGAACGCTATGATCAGCGCCATGCGAGGCGCCCGGGTAAACAGGATCATCACCATGACCTCCTGGTACACCGAGC CTAACTCTGGAACTCAGTCGTCTTACCTCATCCGCTTCCTCCTGCTGCCGATGATCCGAAGCGTCCTCACCAACATGTTTGAGATGGAGCAGTTTCTGCAGAAGACCGGGGACATCAGCTGGACTGTGGTCCGCCCGCCAGGCCTCAAGAACCTGCCGGCCTCAG CTCAAGAGTTTCTGACCCACGAGGGATACTTTGTGCCCGACGGCAGTGGCAACCCCGCAGGCAGCGCGGTGGGAAGAGGAGATGTGGCTCGCTTCATGCTCTCTCTGCTCAACAGCAACGCCTGGGTCAAGAGGGGAGTTGCCATCACTACCAAATGA